A DNA window from Bubalus bubalis isolate 160015118507 breed Murrah chromosome 22, NDDB_SH_1, whole genome shotgun sequence contains the following coding sequences:
- the LOC112581400 gene encoding translation initiation factor IF-2 has translation MSTEQPGLRPDPRIQPESLSDLGLGPPLPSQAKDSEAGIPTAQPADCRGLGVHAGSAGGRRAAERAAGPQLRRGWSSGFGGEDWDEARLPAGRHRPGRRNGCTPPRGSRSPGETLATTPQYLRPPSGPRQVMRQPGSRAAQVGCLPPATASRNRPLPPGGARSRDPRRRKGVRSDATQRVGRERGEASGSPEGLATGRRGRQRRRGGRDARLPSSLPAEGPTRASRPPHIRVSGDTQLLLPLPLPPPPPLPRYRNAKLPATTATPSPSDGSYLGPSWARLRNALLLPEPAPLTCPEPEDGRHARCVSRRFSPRPGRRGVGERRARVRPQRRRGGRPSVRASTGGRLVPYWRPLPLFLHCRLGIKPPTRPAVEVYLEDLLPTVLLLLQDCEDG, from the exons AGCAGCCTGGCCTGCGCCCAGATCCTCGGATCCAACCAGAATCCCTCTCTGACCTTGGACTCGGGCCACCGCTCCCCTCCCAGGCTAAGGATAGTGAAGCCGGGATCCCCACAGCCCAGCCCGCAGACTGCAGAGGCCTCGGGGTTCACGCCGGGTCAGCGGGTGGGCGGCGGGCAGCAGAGCGAGCCGCAGGACCGCAGCTCCGCCGGGGCTGGAGCAGCGGCTTCGGGGGAGAAGACTGGGACGAGGCCCGGCTACCTGCGGGCCGACACCGCCCCGGCCGCCGCAATGGCTGCACGCCGCCACGGGGCTCCAGAAGCCCCGGCGAGACCCTGGCCACGACCCCTCAATACCTTCGACCTCCCAGCGGGCCGCGGCAGGTGATGCGGCAGCCAGGCAGCCGAGCCGCGCAGGTTGGTTGCTTGCCTCCGGCGACCGCGTCCCGGAACCGCCCACTCCCTCCCGGGGGCGCCCGAAGCCGGGACCCTAGGAGGAGGAAAGGCGTGCGAAGCGACGCGACCCAGAGGGTGGGACGGGAAAGGGGAGAGGCGTCCGGCTCTCCGGAGGGGCTGGCCACCGGGAGACGAGGACGACAGAGGCGGCGGGGCGGGCGGGACGCTCGCCTACCTTCCTCGCTCCCGGCCGAGGGTCCGACGCGAGCCAGCAGACCGCCTCACATCCGGGTATCGGGAGACACTCAGCTGCTTctgccgctgccgctgccgccgccgcctcctctccCGCGGTACAGAAACGCCAAACTTCCGGCGACGACGGCGACGCCTAGCCCGTCAGATGGGAGTTACCTGGGACCGTCTTGGGCGCGCTTGCGCAACGCTCTTCTTCTGCCCGAACCCGCTCCGTTGACGTGCCCAGAGCCTGAAGATGGCCGCCACGCTCGCTGCGTGTCACGCCGTTTTTCACCCCGGCCGGGACGGCGGGGCGTCGGGGAGAGGCGAGCCCGCGTCCGGCCGCAGCGCAGGCGCGGTGGGAGGCCTAGCGTGCGCGCCTCCACGGGTGGGCGCCTTGTACCCTACTGGCGGCCGCTTCCCTTGTTTCTCCACTGTCGTCTCGGAATAAAGCCACCCACGCGCCCAGCGGTGGAGGTTTATCTTGAAGATCTGTTGCCAACGGTTCTTCTGTTGTTGCAG GACTGTGAGGATGGGTAA